The following coding sequences are from one uncultured Desulfobacter sp. window:
- the gpt gene encoding xanthine phosphoribosyltransferase, giving the protein MSNENKRYNRNYPISWEQLHRDAKALSWRLHDLNRTWKGIVAITRGGLVPAAIIARELDIHLIDTVCITSYDWQKQGDGTILKSIEGDGEDFLIIDDLVDTGGTARLVRQMLPRAYFATVYAKPAGKPMVDAHVTEVSQDTWILFPWDAESRFVTPIAGR; this is encoded by the coding sequence ATGTCAAATGAAAACAAGCGTTATAACCGAAATTATCCCATCTCCTGGGAACAACTTCACCGGGATGCCAAGGCCCTGTCCTGGCGTCTGCACGATCTTAACCGCACATGGAAGGGTATTGTGGCGATTACCCGGGGCGGCCTTGTGCCGGCGGCCATCATTGCCCGGGAACTGGATATTCATCTCATCGACACCGTCTGCATCACCAGCTATGACTGGCAGAAACAAGGTGATGGCACCATCCTGAAATCCATTGAAGGTGACGGGGAGGACTTTTTGATCATTGACGACCTTGTGGATACGGGCGGGACGGCCAGACTTGTCCGACAGATGCTGCCCAGGGCCTACTTTGCCACCGTTTATGCCAAACCCGCCGGAAAGCCCATGGTGGATGCCCATGTCACGGAAGTCAGCCAGGATACCTGGATTCTGTTTCCCTGGGATGCGGAGTCCCGGTTTGTGACGCCCATTGCCGGGCGGTGA
- a CDS encoding alpha/beta hydrolase, which translates to MEKSHSTPYAALDHPRVLQFLFHPRRDDPGKGISHKEYLIPVDQDINVGAAFHLADPSFPNILFFHGNGEIVSDYDDLGPVFNRQGINFIVVDYRGYGKSSGSPTVSSMLADCHKILDFTLCELGTRNFTGPLTVMGRSLGSASALELAAARRDDIDGLVIESGFAHAAPLLKTLGLDPDTIGFQEKQSFGNADKIKNWHKPLLVIHAQFDHIINFSQGQDLYNLCPADDKDLLMIPGANHNDIFIKGFDVYLERIRKFLTSLKP; encoded by the coding sequence ATGGAAAAAAGTCATTCCACCCCTTATGCGGCCCTGGATCATCCCCGGGTGCTTCAATTTCTGTTTCACCCACGGCGTGATGATCCGGGAAAGGGTATTTCCCATAAGGAATATCTTATTCCGGTGGACCAGGACATTAACGTCGGCGCGGCGTTCCACCTGGCAGATCCGTCATTTCCCAATATTCTTTTCTTCCACGGCAATGGCGAGATCGTATCCGATTATGATGATCTCGGCCCTGTTTTCAATCGCCAGGGCATCAACTTTATCGTGGTCGACTACCGGGGATACGGCAAATCCTCGGGCTCGCCCACGGTCTCTTCGATGCTTGCCGATTGCCATAAAATTCTGGATTTTACGCTTTGCGAACTTGGGACGCGCAATTTCACGGGTCCCCTTACGGTGATGGGCAGATCCCTTGGCAGTGCATCGGCCCTGGAACTTGCAGCCGCCCGCCGGGACGACATTGACGGCCTGGTCATCGAAAGTGGCTTTGCCCATGCCGCCCCGCTGTTAAAGACCCTTGGCCTTGATCCCGACACGATCGGATTTCAGGAAAAACAAAGCTTCGGCAATGCCGATAAGATCAAGAATTGGCACAAACCCCTTTTGGTGATCCATGCCCAGTTTGACCATATTATCAACTTTTCCCAGGGCCAAGATCTTTACAATTTGTGCCCCGCTGACGACAAAGATCTTTTAATGATCCCCGGCGCCAATCACAACGATATTTTCATCAAGGGATTTGACGTATACTTGGAGCGTATTAGAAAGTTTCTTACGTCCCTGAAACCTTAA
- a CDS encoding asparaginase domain-containing protein → MDTISIIATGGTIDKIYFDAKSEYEVGPPNAIAVLDQFNLQVPYTVTSLMRKDSLDLTDEDRQVIAETVAADPCRMIIITHGTDTMPETARHIIANGGVKEKTVVLTGALLPAMFSATDAVFNLGCALGAVQKASPGVYIAMNGKIFMGEKVVKNRELGRFEER, encoded by the coding sequence ATGGATACGATTTCAATTATAGCCACCGGCGGGACCATTGATAAAATCTATTTTGATGCAAAAAGTGAATATGAGGTCGGGCCGCCCAACGCCATTGCGGTGCTTGATCAGTTCAACCTGCAGGTGCCTTACACGGTTACATCCCTGATGCGCAAAGACAGCCTTGATTTAACGGATGAGGACAGACAGGTTATCGCAGAGACGGTTGCGGCAGATCCTTGCCGGATGATCATCATCACCCATGGGACGGATACCATGCCCGAGACGGCCCGGCACATCATTGCCAACGGCGGCGTAAAGGAAAAGACCGTTGTGCTCACGGGCGCCCTTCTTCCTGCCATGTTCAGTGCCACGGACGCCGTTTTCAATCTCGGCTGCGCCCTGGGCGCGGTTCAAAAGGCCAGCCCCGGTGTCTACATCGCCATGAACGGAAAAATATTCATGGGGGAAAAGGTCGTTAAAAACAGAGAACTGGGCAGATTTGAAGAACGCTGA
- the gmd gene encoding GDP-mannose 4,6-dehydratase: MKKALITGITGQDGAYLAQFLIGKGYEVHGIKRRASLFNTDRIDHLYEDPHADNRKLILHYGDLTDASNLIRILQQVRPDEVYNLAAQSHVQVSFESPEYTADADALGTMRLLEGIRLLGLENKTRFYQASTSELFGKVQEVPQTEKTPFYPRSPYACAKLYAYWITVNYREAYNIYACNGILFNHESPIRGETFVTRKITRALCRIHLGMQDCLYLGNMNALRDWGHAKDYVEMQWLMLQQESPDDYVIATGEQHSVREFVELSARELGMAIEWQGEGVDEKGINPANGKTIVAVDPRYFRPTEVETLLGDPAKAKQNLGWEPKISFNELVREMTQTDLEDAKKDELCRRAGFQVHNYNE, encoded by the coding sequence ATGAAAAAAGCACTCATCACCGGTATCACCGGCCAGGACGGCGCCTATCTTGCGCAGTTCCTCATTGGCAAAGGGTATGAAGTCCATGGCATCAAACGCCGTGCCTCTTTATTTAACACCGATCGTATCGATCACCTCTACGAAGATCCCCATGCGGATAACCGTAAACTGATCCTGCATTACGGCGATCTCACCGATGCGTCCAATCTCATCCGCATCCTCCAGCAGGTCCGGCCGGACGAAGTATACAACCTGGCCGCCCAAAGCCATGTCCAGGTCTCATTTGAATCGCCTGAATACACGGCCGACGCAGACGCCCTGGGTACAATGCGCCTGCTTGAAGGCATCCGGCTTCTGGGACTGGAAAATAAAACCCGGTTTTACCAGGCCTCCACGTCGGAGCTGTTCGGCAAAGTCCAGGAAGTGCCCCAGACGGAAAAAACACCCTTTTATCCCAGATCACCCTACGCCTGTGCCAAGCTCTACGCCTACTGGATCACGGTGAACTACAGGGAAGCCTACAACATATACGCCTGCAACGGCATCCTTTTTAACCATGAATCCCCCATCCGCGGGGAAACCTTTGTGACCCGTAAAATTACCCGGGCCCTGTGCCGGATCCATTTGGGCATGCAGGACTGCCTTTACCTGGGCAACATGAACGCCCTCAGGGACTGGGGCCATGCCAAGGATTACGTTGAAATGCAATGGCTGATGCTCCAGCAGGAGAGCCCTGACGATTATGTCATTGCCACAGGAGAGCAGCACTCGGTCCGGGAGTTTGTGGAACTGTCCGCCAGGGAACTGGGCATGGCCATCGAGTGGCAGGGAGAAGGTGTCGATGAAAAGGGCATCAACCCGGCCAATGGTAAAACCATCGTGGCCGTAGATCCCAGGTACTTTCGACCCACGGAAGTGGAAACCCTTCTGGGTGACCCCGCCAAGGCCAAACAGAATCTGGGCTGGGAACCGAAAATCAGCTTCAATGAACTGGTCCGGGAAATGACCCAGACGGACCTTGAGGACGCCAAAAAAGATGAACTTTGCCGGAGAGCAGGGTTCCAGGTGCATAACTACAATGAATAA
- a CDS encoding GDP-L-fucose synthase, with the protein MNKSDTILVAGASGMVGSAIVRNLVEKGFTNLIGTYHSSILEEQKNMPIRHLNVDLTDQAAVNELFGTQKPAHVFLAAARVGGIHANNTYPAQFIHDNLAIQTHVIHSAYVHNVKRLLFLGSSCIYPKKAPQPMREEHLLTGTLEPTNEPYAIAKITGIKMCEAYNRQYGTRFMAVMPTNLYGPNDNFDLETSHVLPALIRKFHEAKQAGAPAVTVWGTGAPMREFLHVDDMADASVAVMSLPDNTVDRQLVNYPSPCFVNVGTGIDCTIKELAQTIKKEVGFQGNLVFDSSKPDGTPRKLLDVSRLNDLGWSASIPLDTGIRSTYDWFMNQNNQQ; encoded by the coding sequence ATGAATAAATCTGATACAATACTTGTTGCAGGTGCCTCGGGCATGGTGGGGTCGGCCATCGTGCGGAATCTTGTTGAAAAAGGCTTTACCAATCTTATCGGCACATATCACTCTTCAATCCTTGAAGAACAAAAAAATATGCCGATCCGACACCTGAACGTCGATTTGACGGACCAAGCCGCTGTGAATGAACTGTTTGGCACACAAAAACCCGCCCATGTGTTCCTGGCCGCTGCCCGGGTCGGCGGCATCCATGCCAACAACACATACCCGGCCCAATTCATCCATGACAACCTGGCCATCCAGACCCATGTGATACATTCGGCCTATGTCCACAACGTTAAAAGACTGCTCTTTCTGGGCTCTTCATGCATTTACCCTAAAAAAGCGCCCCAGCCCATGCGAGAGGAACATCTGCTCACTGGAACGCTGGAACCCACCAATGAACCCTATGCCATTGCTAAAATCACCGGTATCAAGATGTGCGAAGCTTACAACCGGCAATACGGCACCCGGTTCATGGCGGTCATGCCCACCAACCTCTACGGCCCAAACGACAATTTTGATCTTGAAACCTCCCATGTGCTGCCGGCACTGATCCGCAAGTTCCACGAAGCCAAACAGGCCGGTGCACCGGCGGTAACTGTCTGGGGGACAGGTGCACCCATGCGCGAGTTCCTGCATGTGGACGACATGGCCGATGCGTCAGTCGCCGTCATGTCTTTGCCGGACAATACCGTTGACCGGCAGCTCGTCAATTACCCCTCCCCCTGCTTTGTCAATGTGGGAACCGGAATCGACTGCACCATCAAAGAGCTTGCCCAGACCATAAAAAAAGAGGTGGGATTCCAAGGCAACCTGGTGTTTGATTCCTCCAAACCCGACGGTACCCCCAGAAAACTTCTGGATGTATCACGCCTCAACGACCTCGGCTGGTCGGCGTCCATCCCCCTTGACACGGGCATCCGGTCAACCTATGACTGGTTTATGAATCAAAATAACCAACAATGA
- the wecB gene encoding UDP-N-acetylglucosamine 2-epimerase (non-hydrolyzing), with protein sequence MKKIMLIAGARPNFMKIAPMARAFDRCPDKIEYKIVHTGQHYDTNMSDVFFQELGIRTPDYHLGAGGGSHATQTAKIMTGFEGICMKDRPDLVVVVGDVNSTLACSIVAKKLCIEVAHVEAGLRSFDLAMPEEINRMVTDAISDLFFVTEEQGMENLLKEGKPRDRIHFVGHVMIDNLYFQLEKLNAMDTAGFPTAAFKQAHNEYGVVTLHRPSNVDTQETLEAIFSTLNKISERLPLIFPIHPRTRKNMETFGITPGSQIKLTAPLSYMEFLNLWRDSRMALTDSGGLQEETTALGIPCLTIRENTERPITVTQGTNELMGTSPEKILAAFDRIMNNDWKTGQKPKFWDGQAAERITALL encoded by the coding sequence ATGAAAAAAATCATGCTCATCGCCGGAGCCCGGCCCAATTTCATGAAGATAGCGCCCATGGCCCGGGCCTTTGACCGCTGCCCCGATAAGATAGAATACAAAATCGTTCATACCGGCCAGCACTATGACACCAATATGAGCGATGTCTTTTTCCAGGAACTGGGCATCCGGACCCCGGACTACCATTTAGGGGCCGGCGGCGGGTCCCACGCCACCCAGACCGCAAAAATAATGACAGGATTTGAGGGCATCTGTATGAAGGACCGGCCCGACCTTGTGGTGGTTGTGGGCGATGTCAACTCTACCCTGGCCTGTTCTATTGTTGCCAAAAAACTGTGTATCGAAGTCGCCCACGTGGAAGCGGGACTGCGCTCCTTTGACCTGGCCATGCCCGAAGAGATCAACCGCATGGTCACCGATGCCATCTCGGACCTCTTCTTTGTCACCGAAGAGCAGGGCATGGAAAATCTGCTGAAAGAGGGAAAACCCCGGGATAGAATTCACTTTGTCGGCCATGTCATGATCGACAACCTTTACTTCCAGCTGGAAAAGCTCAATGCCATGGACACCGCCGGGTTCCCAACCGCCGCCTTTAAACAGGCCCACAATGAATACGGCGTGGTCACGTTGCATCGCCCCTCAAACGTGGATACCCAGGAAACACTTGAAGCGATTTTCAGTACGCTGAACAAAATTTCAGAGCGGCTGCCCCTGATTTTTCCCATTCACCCCAGAACCCGGAAAAACATGGAAACGTTCGGCATCACCCCGGGCAGCCAGATTAAACTGACGGCCCCCCTCTCTTACATGGAGTTTTTAAACCTCTGGAGGGACAGCCGGATGGCCTTGACAGATTCCGGCGGCCTCCAGGAAGAGACCACCGCCCTGGGCATTCCCTGCCTGACCATCCGGGAGAACACCGAGCGCCCCATCACCGTCACCCAGGGCACCAACGAACTGATGGGCACCTCCCCTGAAAAGATTCTGGCCGCCTTTGACCGGATCATGAACAACGACTGGAAAACAGGCCAAAAACCCAAATTCTGGGACGGTCAAGCCGCAGAACGAATTACGGCATTGCTCTAA
- a CDS encoding nucleotide sugar dehydrogenase yields the protein MESKLKTDTTIAVVGLGYVGLPLAVHFGAKYKTIGFDLKQSIVDNSLAHKDPTGEVATEEFQQATYFTPTTDPKLMSDADIIVVAVPTPIDKARRPDLFPVESASRTVGQVMKKGCIVVFESTVYPGVTEDICVPILEKESGLTWKKDFHVGYSPERINPGDKEHTLTKIVKVVSGDDAATLETVAALYESIIEAGVHRTQTIKEAEAAKVIENTQRDLNIALMNELALIFDRLGIDTKNVLDAAGSKWNFLKFFPGLVGGHCIGVDPYYLTYKAQYEGYHPEVILAGRRINDNMGKFVVEKTIKLMIESSQPIKGTKVGVLGLTFKEDCPDLRNTRVVDIIRELESYGCEVLVHDPMADPTEAQQYYNVKLSPWEDLQDLGALILSVPHCWYKEQPLDSFTGKLNFKGCLIDVKSMLDINEVKKEGVKFWRL from the coding sequence ATGGAATCCAAATTGAAAACAGACACAACAATCGCCGTAGTAGGCCTGGGATACGTAGGCCTCCCCCTGGCCGTACATTTCGGCGCAAAATATAAAACCATCGGTTTTGACCTGAAACAATCCATCGTAGACAACAGCCTGGCCCATAAAGACCCCACCGGTGAAGTCGCCACCGAGGAGTTTCAACAGGCAACCTATTTTACCCCGACAACAGATCCAAAACTCATGTCAGATGCCGACATCATCGTGGTGGCCGTACCCACCCCCATAGACAAGGCAAGACGCCCTGACCTATTCCCTGTGGAAAGCGCATCCCGCACCGTGGGCCAGGTCATGAAAAAAGGCTGCATCGTAGTATTTGAATCCACCGTCTATCCCGGTGTGACCGAAGATATCTGCGTACCCATCCTTGAAAAAGAGTCCGGCCTGACCTGGAAAAAAGATTTCCACGTGGGCTACTCCCCGGAACGGATCAACCCCGGCGACAAAGAACACACCCTGACTAAAATTGTCAAGGTCGTCTCCGGAGATGACGCCGCCACCCTTGAAACGGTAGCGGCCCTGTACGAATCCATTATCGAAGCCGGTGTTCACAGAACCCAAACCATTAAAGAAGCAGAGGCCGCCAAAGTCATTGAAAATACCCAAAGGGACCTGAATATTGCCCTGATGAATGAATTGGCCCTGATTTTCGACCGCCTTGGCATAGACACCAAGAACGTTCTGGACGCCGCAGGCTCCAAATGGAATTTTTTGAAATTTTTCCCCGGCCTGGTGGGCGGCCACTGCATTGGCGTAGACCCGTATTATTTGACCTACAAAGCCCAGTACGAAGGCTACCATCCAGAAGTGATTTTGGCCGGGCGAAGAATAAATGATAACATGGGCAAATTTGTGGTGGAAAAAACCATCAAATTGATGATTGAATCTTCACAGCCTATCAAAGGCACCAAGGTCGGCGTTTTAGGGCTTACATTTAAAGAAGACTGTCCGGATTTACGAAATACCCGGGTGGTGGATATTATCCGTGAACTTGAGTCGTACGGATGCGAAGTCCTGGTTCATGATCCCATGGCAGATCCTACAGAAGCCCAACAATATTACAATGTAAAATTAAGTCCTTGGGAGGATCTACAGGATTTAGGAGCCCTAATCTTATCTGTGCCCCATTGCTGGTACAAAGAACAGCCCCTTGATTCTTTTACAGGTAAACTGAATTTTAAAGGATGTCTCATAGATGTTAAGTCTATGCTGGATATCAATGAGGTAAAAAAAGAGGGTGTCAAATTTTGGAGGCTTTAA